One genomic window of Nitrospirota bacterium includes the following:
- a CDS encoding thiamine-binding protein: MRGAERAITTISIDDRKGKPNRLKKKVESIERRLGRELSK; the protein is encoded by the coding sequence ATGCGGGGCGCAGAGCGTGCTATAACGACTATATCTATAGACGACAGGAAAGGTAAGCCAAACAGATTGAAGAAGAAAGTTGAATCCATTGAGCGGAGACTGGGAAGAGAACTGTCAAAATAG
- the fbp gene encoding fructose-1,6-bisphosphate aldolase/phosphatase, translating into MKITLSVIKADIGGYVGHTSVHPRLLEHANEKLSSAKEKHLLIDYHVTRCGDDLELIMTHEKGIDNQDIHKLAWNTFTSCTEVAKELKLYGAGQDMLKDAFSGTVKGMGPGVAEIEFEERKSEPVIVFMADKTSPGAWNLPLFKIFADPFNTVGLVIDPSMHDGFIFEVLDVKAGKKITLSCPEEMYNLLILLGATDRYMVKAIYRKTDGEIAAVASTQRLGLIAGKYIGKDDPVMIIRTQSGFPALGEALEPFAFPHLVEGWMRGSHHGPFMPVAFYEANPSRFDGPPRVIAAGFQITNGRLIGPRDLFDDPSFDEARHTANIISDYMRRHGPFEPHRLSLDELEYTTFPQVLSKIEGRFKDDA; encoded by the coding sequence ATGAAGATAACACTTAGTGTAATAAAGGCAGATATAGGTGGTTATGTAGGGCATACAAGTGTCCATCCGAGGCTTCTCGAGCATGCAAATGAAAAGTTGTCATCAGCCAAAGAGAAGCACTTGTTGATAGACTATCATGTAACACGATGTGGCGATGACCTTGAACTTATCATGACCCATGAAAAGGGTATAGATAATCAGGATATCCATAAACTTGCATGGAATACATTCACATCGTGCACTGAAGTAGCAAAGGAATTGAAACTCTATGGTGCAGGGCAGGATATGCTTAAAGATGCATTCAGTGGGACTGTAAAGGGTATGGGTCCTGGTGTGGCTGAGATTGAATTTGAAGAAAGAAAAAGTGAACCAGTCATAGTTTTTATGGCTGATAAGACCTCCCCAGGTGCATGGAATCTGCCACTCTTTAAGATATTTGCAGACCCATTCAATACGGTAGGTCTTGTTATAGACCCGAGTATGCACGATGGCTTTATATTTGAGGTTCTCGATGTTAAAGCTGGAAAGAAGATTACCCTTTCATGCCCTGAAGAAATGTATAACCTTCTTATCCTTCTTGGGGCTACAGACCGATACATGGTTAAGGCGATATATAGAAAAACAGATGGTGAGATTGCTGCGGTCGCATCCACACAGAGGCTTGGACTTATAGCAGGAAAATATATAGGTAAGGATGACCCTGTGATGATTATAAGGACGCAGAGTGGTTTTCCCGCTTTAGGTGAGGCGCTTGAGCCATTTGCATTTCCTCACCTTGTAGAAGGATGGATGAGGGGATCACATCATGGGCCCTTCATGCCCGTTGCATTCTATGAGGCTAATCCCTCAAGGTTTGATGGTCCTCCACGGGTAATAGCAGCAGGTTTCCAGATAACAAATGGTAGACTGATAGGACCTCGCGATCTGTTTGATGATCCGAGTTTTGACGAGGCAAGACACACCGCTAATATTATATCTGACTATATGCGCAGACACGGACCATTTGAGCCTCATAGACTGAGTCTCGATGAACTTGAATACACCACATTTCCCCAGGTGCTGAGTAAGATCGAAGGAAGGTTCAAGGACGACGCATAG